In Punica granatum isolate Tunisia-2019 unplaced genomic scaffold, ASM765513v2 Contig00410, whole genome shotgun sequence, a single genomic region encodes these proteins:
- the LOC116190275 gene encoding exopolygalacturonase-like, with the protein MAFPRRLFRPSNVVVLGLALVMMSRVAEVAARGKIYSLEPRRGLLQEAGVVDVTSFGAKANDPLFDNAQAFIEAWNAACKGPGPAKLVIPPGSYITGAVVFQGPCTSSPVTVEVQGTILALPDPSVYTNGDWFTIEMVDGIVFKGGVFDAQGQNLWQYNDCKSNPDCQHLPVSIHLNKAQNVAIDGVTSLNSMGFHVAMTFSSNITATKLNLTAPGDSPNTDGIHISTTSSVNISDSFISTGDDCLGIIQGASDISVTGIQCGPGHGISIGSLGKYPNEQDVRGVHVKNCTLTGTTNGVRIKTFPGKLQLEASDIVFEDIVMNNVANPILIDQYYGFHQKLSASRVKVHDVHFRNIRGTSASLVAVSLACSSLFPCEGIELADIDLSYTGRKPLPISASCTNAKPTFSGKQNPPSCALI; encoded by the exons ATGGCATTCCCGAGGAGATTATTTCGGCCTAGCAATGTTGTTGTGCTAGGTTTGGCTCTCGTGATGATGTCTCGTGTGGCCGAGGTGGCGGCCCGTGGCAAAATCTACAGCCTTGAGCCTCGCCGTGGGCTTCTTCAAGAGGCTGGAGTTGTCGATGTTACCAGCTTTGGCGCCAAGGCGAATGACCCCCTGTTTGACAACGCTCAG GCATTTATTGAAGCATGGAATGCTGCATGCAAAGGACCCGGGCCAGCGAAGTTGGTGATCCCACCAGGGTCGTACATAACCGGGGCGGTCGTGTTCCAAGGCCCATGCACCTCGAGCCCGGTCACGGTCGAGGTCCAAGGAACTATATTGGCCTTGCCTGACCCCAGCGTGTACACTAACGGTGACTGGTTCACAATCGAGATGGTCGATGGTATCGTGTTCAAGGGCGGAGTCTTCGATGCCCAGGGCCAGAACCTCTGGCAGTACAATGACTGCAAGAGCAACCCCGATTGCCAACATCTCCCAGTC TCCATTCACTTAAACAAAGCCCAGAATGTGGCCATCGATGGGGTGACCTCCCTTAACAGCATGGGCTTCCACGTTGCCATGACATTCTCGTCGAACATCACAGCCACCAAGCTCAACCTGACTGCTCCTGGTGACAGCCCTAACACCGATGGCATTCACATCAGCACCACCAGCTCCGTCAACATCTCCGACAGCTTCATCTCCACCGGTGACGACTGCCTTGGCATCATCCAGGGTGCCTCTGACATCTCTGTCACCGGCATCCAATGCGGGCCTGGCCATGGTATCAG CATCGGGAGCCTTGGGAAATACCCCAACGAGCAGGACGTGAGGGGAGTGCACGTCAAGAACTGCACGCTGACCGGGACCACGAATGGAGTGAGGATCAAGACCTTCCCCGGCAAGCTGCAGCTCGAAGCCTCCGATATCGTCTTCGAAGACATCGTCATGAACAATGTCGCCAACCCGATCCTCATCGATCAGTACTACGGCTTCCATCAGAAACTCTCG GCATCAAGGGTGAAGGTGCACGACGTCCACTTCAGGAACATCAGGGGTACCTCTGCCTCGCTCGTGGCCGTTTCGCTTGCTTGCAGCTCGCTTTTCCCATGCGAAGGCATCGAATTGGCCGACATTGACTTGTCCTACACTGGAAGGAAGCCCCTGCCCATCTCTGCTTCGTGCACCAACGCCAAGCCCACCTTCTCCGGGAAGCAAAACCCCCCTTCTTGTGCTCTCATCTAA